The Emcibacter nanhaiensis genome contains the following window.
AGCATCGGCTGGCCGTATTTCAGCTTCACGCCGCCGCCACCGGGCATGCCGGTGCCCATGCCGGAATGGCCGGTATGGAACACGGCCGGCAACTTGTATTCGGCAATCACTTCATACAAAGGATAGGCCATGCGGTCGGACGGATGGAAGTCCTGCATCGGCGGATGGAACTTGAAGCCCTTGACGCCATATTCCTCGATCAGCATGCGGGCTTCCCGCGCGCCATATTTACCCTTGTGGGGATCGATGGAGGCAAAGGGGATCATGATATCTGAATTGTCGCGGGCAAATTCGGCGATTTCCTCGTTGCGGATGCGCTTTGCCCCGAAGGCGGATTCAATGTCCACCGTAAACATGACAAAGGCCACATTCTGCTCCCGGTACAGCTCGATGGTCTCGGGAATGGTGGGCCGCTTTCGATCAGCCTTGAAATATTTGGACGTGGCATCCATGAATTCGCTCATCACCGGATCTTCGGGATCACAGCAGGACACTTCCGCATGCACATGCACATCAATGGCAATGAATTTATCAAGGTCGATCATCTGGTTTCTCTATTTCTTATCAACGGACAAAAAGCCCCTCCCCCGGAAGGGAGGGGCCGAAGGACTGATTACAGCTGAATAATAACGCTCTTCAGCTCGGTATAGGCTTCAACGCCCTGGCGGGCCTGCTCGCGGCCGAGGCCGGACTGTTTAAAGCCGCCAAACGGCAGAGCCGGGTCGATCACGCCGTGGCAGTTGCCCCACACGGTACCGGCCTTGATTTTGGCAGCCAGCCTGTGCATGGCGGTCACATCCTTGGTCCAGATGCCGGCGCCGAGGCCGTAGCAGGTGTCGTTGGCAGCCTTGGCCACTTCGTCGATGTCGTCAAAGCGCTGGGCCACCACAACCGGGCCGAAGATTTCTTCCTGCACCACGCTCATGTCCGGCTTCACATCCACCAGCACGGTCGGGTTCACATAGTAACCGTCGGCAGACGGAGCGTCGCCACCCACGGCCACGGAAGCCCCGGCTTTCTTACCGGCTTCAATGTAGCCCATGACGCGATTGAACTGCTCGTCGGACACCAGCGGGCCCATGTGAGCTTCCGGATCCAGGGACGGCCGCGGGGACCAGAAGTCAGCCGCACCGGCCACGCCTTCGATCACTTTGTCGAAGATGGAGCTGTGAGCGAACAGACGGGAACCGGCAACACAAACCTGGCCGGAGTTAAAGAAGATCGCACCGGCACAACCGGCACCGGCAGAGGCCACATCCACATCAGGCATCACCACAACCGGGGACTTGCCGCCCAATTCCAGGGTCACCCGTTTCAGAGTATCGGTCGCATTCTTGTTGATGATCTTGCCCACTTCAGTGGAACCGGTGAAGGCGACTTTGTCCACATCGGGGTGTTTAACCAAGGCGTCACCGGCGGTATGGCCGTAACCGGTGATGATGTTGATAACCCCCGGCGGGAAACCGGCTTCGGCCACCAGGTCGGCCATGCGCAGGGCGGTGAGCGAAGTCTGCTCGGCCGGCTTCAGGATCAGGGTACAACCGGCAGCCAGGGCCGGAGCCACTTTCAGGACCGCCATCAGCAGCGGGAAGTTCCAGGGCACGATCTGGGCGGCAACGCCGACCGGCTCGCGACGGACATAGCTGTGCACGGTGCCGCGCGGCATCGCCATCGGCTCGATCATGTCACCGCCGAGCTTGGTGGCCCAGCCGGCCATATAATGCATCATGCCGGCAGAGGCGGGAATATCCACCGCACCGGCCATGCCTTTGGGCTTACCGTTGTCGATGGCTTCCAGTTCGGCCAGTTCGTCGGCATTCTGGCTGATCAGGTCGGCCAGCTTGTGCATCATGGTTTCACGGGCGATCGGCGGCAGGTCGGACCAGCGGCCGTCGTCAAAGGCGGCGCGGGCGGC
Protein-coding sequences here:
- a CDS encoding amidohydrolase family protein; translated protein: MIDLDKFIAIDVHVHAEVSCCDPEDPVMSEFMDATSKYFKADRKRPTIPETIELYREQNVAFVMFTVDIESAFGAKRIRNEEIAEFARDNSDIMIPFASIDPHKGKYGAREARMLIEEYGVKGFKFHPPMQDFHPSDRMAYPLYEVIAEYKLPAVFHTGHSGMGTGMPGGGGVKLKYGQPMLVDDAAADFPDMKFIMAHPSWPWTDESLSMALHKDNVFIDLSGWSPKYFPPQVIRYANGQLRHKMLFGSDFPLITPQAWIKAAKEVGFKEEVLPLILKENAARVLGLK
- a CDS encoding aldehyde dehydrogenase family protein, with amino-acid sequence MNEMSNIYKQFSYSEKAQKALDRKPAHFINNEWVSPSGDETIAVVDPSSGQEVSQISEATKADVDRAVAAARAAFDDGRWSDLPPIARETMMHKLADLISQNADELAELEAIDNGKPKGMAGAVDIPASAGMMHYMAGWATKLGGDMIEPMAMPRGTVHSYVRREPVGVAAQIVPWNFPLLMAVLKVAPALAAGCTLILKPAEQTSLTALRMADLVAEAGFPPGVINIITGYGHTAGDALVKHPDVDKVAFTGSTEVGKIINKNATDTLKRVTLELGGKSPVVVMPDVDVASAGAGCAGAIFFNSGQVCVAGSRLFAHSSIFDKVIEGVAGAADFWSPRPSLDPEAHMGPLVSDEQFNRVMGYIEAGKKAGASVAVGGDAPSADGYYVNPTVLVDVKPDMSVVQEEIFGPVVVAQRFDDIDEVAKAANDTCYGLGAGIWTKDVTAMHRLAAKIKAGTVWGNCHGVIDPALPFGGFKQSGLGREQARQGVEAYTELKSVIIQL